Genomic window (Lycium barbarum isolate Lr01 chromosome 2, ASM1917538v2, whole genome shotgun sequence):
TTCTAGAGTGTAATGGGAGTGATAAACTTACTAATGAGTAGAGATAGAGGAAGAACGATGGTGGTCGGAAACCCCTTTTTGCTTTGGagaaattctactaatttttgtatgGATTTTTGTGTTTATGAGTGTAGTTTGGGTAGAAGAGAGGGTAAAGTAGATTTTTATGGATATTGGGAAAGAGGAAGGGATGTAACATTTGGGAAGTGGGGAGGCAAATTTGGGAGATGGAAGTAGTTGTAAGGGTGTGGGAAGTGTTAAGTTTTCCTTACTGATTCTTTTGAAACTGCCGACTTCCGCTTTAGCAGAAGTGGCCCGCTTTAGCGCACCCGTAGGTGCAGATTACTATCCTGCCCCCACGAGTTTTGTTTTCCCTGAACGAGCCTCCTCAACGGCTGACCTTATCGCTTTCACGAACTATTACAACCCAAATCACTGATcctgcgggcacctacctttttccCACCTGGTAGGCGAGCCTGTCCCGTAAAGactcatcaaacaacataaataataaataagagCAATAGAAATCTAAAATCATAAATAATTAGTAATGCGGATTACAACAACTACCCAAGAAATCTGGTCTGAatggtacaagagcttctaagtataCAATTTGAATAAAAGTTACAACCTCAACCTGAATACAACTTTTGTTCAGAATGAGAATTAAACAGAAAAGTCTAGATGAACTCCATTAGATCCTTGAAGGCTAATCGAATCTCACTCATGTACCTGGAACAACTCTACACCTTGAAAAGAGTGTAGCAAGACTAGTATccatacaaacactatgtactggtaggtattataggccgacaacagttagctaacatatataaagaaataaATATAAGAATAGACATGTTCACAATCAAGTACAAACACAACACAGTCCAAGAACAACAACTCAAGTATAGAAGTATCACGTCGGAATCCATGAAGTGTGAAAATGAAGTAATCACTAAGTACATCCACGTAAGGCTTGTAGTAATGTGAACCACACTAGATCGTAGTAGTCTACATCCATAGCCTAGGCGGAACCTCTAGTCCTCGAATCTATCAAGTGTCTACGTGTAATGACTCAGTCGGCCATTTTGAGAATCGATGCTCTAGTTTGCGTGTCGTCTATTCCAGAAGCTCcgttataattattttgacttgctagcaaaatttgaagtcaaacgaatATGATTTGGTTCACTTCGAGAGAAGGTTTCACTTTTGAAATTCCggcattcaattatttggatatATTATTTACTTTGGGAAAACGTGCTCTGATTGTCAATCTGAAGATTCCAttagatttgaaatattagttATGATCTGTGGAAATTAACGGGGTTAATTTTAGAGTTCGTCTGGTTGGTTTTGACACTTAAGTTGGTTAACgtttaatatgcctatttatggtgaaaagatggtcacaGGAAGAAATTGGACCTGGATCCAAGATTTGTTATTTCTGTTAGCTTTATTGTGATGTCTATGACTTCTGGGGACGGGTGACTCCATTCCCGAGGTGATCGGATGAGAATCGAATAAGAAAATCtaagttttggaattttgaaggcttaagtttgagaagtttgaccaaaagttgatttttgggtaaacGTGCCCGTAACCAAATTTTGACAGTTTCGTTAGGTCTAgaatgtcatttatgacttagtcgagtcaTTAGTTTGGTTCCTGagaggttcgggtgtgatttgggtaGTTGTTTTAGAAACTAGCTTTtggtatgatttggagttgaccacgatCATCATCGGGTCAAGACGGTCCCgtttggatgttttgagagttcGAAAAGGTTTTTATGATGATTTTGCACTTGTTcacaaattttggttagattccgatgagtttcaGATGTATTTGGGTTGTATGGCGTTTGTTTTTTGTTTCGACGCCGTTTTGAGCAAAAAGGGTGCCATAATGAGCAAACAAGCTTTGATATGTGTTTCGATTGAACCGTTAGATGCATGTCGTAATTTCAAAACTGTAGCAACAAGAATTGTCGCGTTTCTCCATAGTATGAGAGAGATATGGGAATTTTAGTAAAACTTTGCCGTGCAGATTTTTCTAGTGTGATTTTTGCTGAAAATTACGAAATTGCCATTAAGATCGTCCTTTAAATTTTTGTCTTCTTCTAAAAATTGAACCATCATATCTCACTCATTTTAAGGCCAAATGAGGTGATTCAAAATCCTAACTTGAGTAACATTCGGCAAGGAATCTGTTGCAGTAATCAAAAGTGAGCTTTGGGATCATTCTAGCACCAGATATGGGTCGAACAGCTGGGCGTTTTCATTCTTATTATTTGGTTAGGATTTCACAATCTTAGAAGCTCAATTTTTGGGAGACTTGAAGAGACACTTTCAAGAATTATCATTTGGTTAAGATTGCAAACAccattttatgattattccatcgtTTAGTAGGATTTTTCATGCTAAGATTCTTGAATTAAGGGAGGCAATTTGgggattttttttaaattcaaataATTCTTGCATTACAGAAGTAGTCTTCCATCCTACAAATATCCGTAGTAAACTAGTCTTCTCCGATCATGATGTCTGTGAATCAAATTTTACAAACAAAACAAAGGCGAAAACTCTTGTAAAGTAACTGATGTCATCGTCTACTTCTCAAAAGAGTTTGGTCCTCTCTTCTTTCCAAACCCAACAACAACAGTGACGAATCCGCGATTGTATTGCATATACTTGTGGGCACATCCTCTTGGATTCTTTTTCTTATCCTGCTTTGCTACCTTTGGTGTTTGTCCTCTTACCTTACCAGCACGTGATAGCGATTTGTGTACCTTACCCATGGCTGATTGATTACAAAGTAGTCGGTAGCCGGTTGTAGGAGAAGATATGCGAAGGTTAGATTGCTAGATTTGGGGATTTGAAACCCTAGGCTTGAACTTGTTTTTTCTTCAATTAATCATGAATTAGCAGAtggatttcactcatttttggTATATAGGCTCCATAAGTAATGGGTAAACTGATTTTGAACAAAATTTTCTATTTTTCCCTTCGTGGCTCGGATTCCTATTTTTGGAGACTTATTGGGTTCAGATTTAAAGTATGTCAATATGGGTACCATTGGATTCGTATGACTTCCTAGATTAATAATTTGACCTTATTAAACCCAATTTTCTTATGAAATGAACATTTTTCCCCTTGAGGTTGGGAATGGGTTTTTGAAC
Coding sequences:
- the LOC132629364 gene encoding small ribosomal subunit protein eS30z/eS30y/eS30x-like, which translates into the protein MGKVHKSLSRAGKVRGQTPKVAKQDKKKNPRGCAHKYMQYNRGFVTVVVGFGKKRGPNSFEK